The Campylobacter sp. CN_NE2 genome contains a region encoding:
- a CDS encoding CDC27 family protein, producing the protein MLEYYEVSELEKRWEEYDKKRRQFSFLKNSKSSNTSFKFDKTILALLLFISVAIGAIVWILKDSNDDKISMAQINQNSVEVQPETQIQSQGSQNSQVAIANQNENIVYTKSDFNMSAPIASNSNATNAERPTLNLNDVGIHSSEDSAGFSITNNYQNNNYQNFPQPQFVPQQQNPIFNSVPQNEIIDFGNAPVSPRSNSVANTQAAPKRPTSPISSRIQISTSRLDPNKQNLESKFYATKNIEYSLALAEQAYNKKDYDGAIKWALTSNELNKDNVQSWMIFAKANYKKGRKNDALYALETFNSRANDKDIANLISQIRNGSL; encoded by the coding sequence ATGCTTGAATATTATGAAGTTAGTGAATTAGAAAAACGCTGGGAAGAGTATGATAAAAAAAGGAGGCAGTTTTCTTTTTTAAAAAATAGTAAATCTAGCAATACTTCATTTAAATTTGATAAAACTATTTTAGCGCTTTTGCTTTTTATTTCAGTTGCAATTGGAGCTATTGTTTGGATTTTAAAAGATAGTAATGATGATAAGATTTCGATGGCGCAAATAAATCAAAATAGCGTTGAAGTTCAACCTGAAACTCAAATTCAATCGCAAGGTTCGCAAAATAGTCAAGTTGCTATTGCAAATCAAAATGAAAATATAGTATATACAAAATCTGACTTTAACATGAGTGCGCCGATTGCTTCAAATTCTAATGCTACAAATGCCGAGCGACCTACTTTAAATTTAAACGATGTAGGAATTCATTCTAGTGAAGATTCTGCGGGATTTAGTATTACAAATAATTACCAAAATAATAATTATCAAAATTTTCCACAACCGCAGTTTGTTCCGCAACAACAAAATCCTATTTTTAATTCGGTTCCACAAAATGAAATCATAGATTTCGGCAATGCTCCTGTATCGCCTAGATCAAATTCGGTTGCAAACACTCAGGCTGCTCCAAAACGGCCTACGAGTCCGATTTCAAGTAGAATTCAAATAAGCACTTCAAGGCTTGATCCTAATAAACAAAATTTGGAGAGCAAATTTTATGCTACAAAAAATATTGAGTATTCATTAGCCCTAGCCGAACAAGCTTACAATAAAAAAGATTACGACGGTGCTATTAAATGGGCTTTAACATCAAATGAGTTAAATAAAGATAATGTTCAAAGCTGGATGATTTTTGCTAAGGCTAATTATAAAAAAGGTAGAAAAAATGATGCTTTATATGCACTTGAAACATTTAATTCAAGGGCAAATGATAAAGATATAGCAAATTTGATTTCACAGATTAGAAATGGATCGTTATGA
- a CDS encoding ATP-binding protein, whose protein sequence is MSNTNNYTKIKDIFIEDNEVTNFVNLDKSTLAYHKILNALQKPLKLILFYGKPGCGKTFLLNKIKVDLEKKVKVVFLPQPFFDETEFFLELYFQIFGGYPNENIDNYENFMRAYKEKTQISEKNIPSVSQVVILLDEAQLYPGNLIEKIRLMADTRLFKFLFTVHKTDEEDRLAKDYFKTRIWESIELPNSNLSEIKLYIEKKLVFQGFHQYFLMFGDENFDLILELTDGNLRNINKLMYKMYELFEYYEVNKPTEISLSQINNKIIEMAAISAGIINA, encoded by the coding sequence ATGAGTAATACAAATAATTATACAAAAATAAAGGATATTTTTATCGAGGATAACGAAGTTACAAACTTCGTTAATCTCGATAAATCCACGCTTGCTTACCACAAGATTTTAAATGCTTTGCAAAAGCCGTTAAAGCTTATATTGTTTTATGGAAAGCCAGGATGCGGGAAAACTTTTTTGTTAAATAAAATAAAAGTTGATTTAGAAAAAAAGGTAAAAGTAGTTTTTTTGCCACAGCCATTTTTTGACGAAACAGAGTTTTTCTTAGAGCTTTATTTTCAAATTTTTGGTGGTTATCCTAATGAAAACATTGATAACTATGAGAATTTTATGCGAGCTTATAAGGAAAAAACGCAAATTTCTGAGAAAAATATTCCTAGCGTAAGTCAGGTTGTTATTTTGCTTGACGAGGCTCAGCTCTATCCGGGAAATTTAATAGAAAAAATTCGCCTTATGGCTGATACGAGATTGTTTAAATTTTTATTTACGGTTCATAAAACCGATGAAGAAGATAGGCTCGCGAAAGACTATTTTAAAACACGAATTTGGGAAAGTATTGAACTTCCAAATTCAAATTTGAGCGAGATTAAACTATATATTGAGAAAAAGCTTGTTTTTCAAGGCTTTCATCAATATTTTCTGATGTTTGGCGATGAAAATTTCGATTTGATTTTGGAACTAACGGACGGAAATTTAAGAAATATCAACAAACTTATGTACAAGATGTATGAGTTGTTTGAATATTACGAAGTTAATAAGCCAACTGAGATTAGTTTGTCTCAGATCAATAACAAAATTATAGAAATGGCAGCGATTAGTGCGGGGATTATAAATGCTTGA